The following nucleotide sequence is from Vicia villosa cultivar HV-30 ecotype Madison, WI unplaced genomic scaffold, Vvil1.0 ctg.000218F_1_1, whole genome shotgun sequence.
ATTTTCTTAGATATTTTGCTGCTTATTGATGGTTTTGCATATAATATACATGTAATGTGTACTATATCTTTgttattttatcacttttttttaatgatttttaattCGAATTTTACAGCGCCAGTAACCTACAAAACGTCCAGCTCCTAAATTGCCTTAGTATTTCGGACAAAGGATTTATTGAAGCTGTGAGAAAATTTTCACAGTTAGAGAAGTTGGACATCTCACATTGTAACCTATCTAATGTTTCTCTTGAAGTCCTTGGCCGATCTTGTACTCTTTTAAAATCTCTAATATTTAAGAGATTTGGGTCTGAATATCAAGGTGGTGATGATAATGAGGCTCTTGTTATTTCTGAAACAATGACTGGATTATGTCATCTTGATATTGAAGGAAACAGGCTCACTAATGTCGGACTTCTTTCCGTTCTTGACAAATGTCCTCTTCTTGAGTATCTTGACATTCAAGAATGTTACAATCTCAATTTGACTCAAGATTTGACGAAAAGATGCCTTGAGCAGATTAAGGTTATACTATTGCCAAATCCGAATAACCATGAAGACTTTGATGAATATTCTGATTATTATTATGAAGATTTTGATAATGGTTATTATGATGATATAGTCGAAGGTTATTAGATTGAGGCTATTATCTAAGATTCAGTTGCACCCCTTCATCACCGAGTGAAAATTCGGATATTCAACTTTGAAGAGAGACATAATTAAGATTATGATGTTATTATAGCTAGAGGGAACGGGATGAAAGGAATGTAAAGTTTGGTTTTCTGTTATAAACTCATGTCACTTCTATCTATTAGTTGTTGGAAAACTTTATTTAACAGATCAAATGTGTGTTTTTTGTTGAAGAACTATTCAATTTGTGGTTTTGTTTGAGAATTCTATTTTTGTCGGAAATTTTTGATgagtaattttttctttttaacttttcatCACAAGTTCTTTAAAACAGTGTTAGTGAATTCATAAAAAGTTTGTTAGTAAAAACTTTGCGAAGACAACCTCTGGTCCaacaattttattttctaattcttagttttataattaaatatgtttataGTCTCTAAGAGTTGActataattcaattaaaattccTACAATATTTTCTTAGACTAATGGTTTTCTAAatgttttactatttttttctCCCTAATCTTAGACTAATCATTTCGGATAATTATGAAAATCTCATCTTTGACGATTTTGCGAGTGCTATTCATGTAAGAGTGGGTAATGGGGCTGCAACACCTTTGTGATATGCGGCTTGGACGGGGCAGCAGTCTCTTATGGAACAATACCCTAATCTCTTTCTTATGGCAACCAACCATTTGCAACCAGTTTTTTCTGCAGGTTACTTTGACAATGCTTGCTGGAAGTGGCAGTTGGCCAATCTTTTCGTGGCTGGGAGTGAAGCAAGGGCGGTGGCGGTGAACGAAAATGGTGATTCAGGGGCTGTTGCTGGCAGTGTTGATTCTGGGACAGTGTTGGAGAGTGATTCGGCAGTTGAGGCTGAAGCTCTTTCCGCGGCTGTTTCTGCCTGGCGGTTATTGATGCCGGTTTTTCAAGAGTTGCAGGCTATCCTCCAGCAGCAGGTTTtgaagagtgatgaagatgaCTCCTTCAAGTGGAGACTGAATTTGGACGGTATCTTCTCGGTGAAGTCTTGTTACGATCACTTCAAAGTCAAGCTCTCGGGTCTGCCGTTGAATAATGAAAAGGTAAGGGCTCTTAGCTCATTGAAAAATCAAAGTGCCTTTCAAAATTctgttttttttagattttttcacAATAGAATTGCAACCAGGGGTATTTTGAATGAGAGAGATAATTCTATTTGTGTTCTTTGTTTATCGGAGGAAGAATCTCTATCGCATCTTTTCTCGGCTTGCAAAGTGACACTTAGAATTTGGCGAAGGGTTTATATGTGGCTAGGAGTTGGGTTTTTTTTGTCTTAGAGGATTTCATAGAGTTCTTTTTTAATTGTTCAAAGATCAAATGCTTAATCAAGATCAATTTTGGCGGTTGTTTGGCTTGCTACCATTTGGACCTTATGGATTAAACGTAATGctatcatttttaaaaataattccttTAGTTTCATAGAGTGTATGTTGGAGATTGTTTTCACATCTTGGAATTGGCTCTGTTCTTTTTACAAGAAGGTGCATTTGTGTAATTATTAAAGTTGGAATATCCAACATCTTTCGTGTTTCCCCTGTAATTTTCTTTGTATTGGGGTGGAGCCTTTTGCTCCCtttaattccattgcttattaaaaaaatactatattttTGCTCCCTTCAGTTAGTTTCTACTTCACTTAGTTTCTACTAACTGAGGTTGATATGGAAGAACATCTGACATAATTTTCACACTTTGGCATATGATTACGTGGGCAAGATGTATTTCGATGGcataaaatttatttatcattCAGTACCCAACGGTTATTTTTTAAAGGGTCAAAAAGCTATCAACCATTTTAAATCTACCAATATTTCATATTTGAACACCATACTTAGTGCTCGAACCTACTATCTCttcttttaaatttaaatttgttcCATTGGTGTCTCATTTATTGTCTTTGTTTTAATCGTTGTATCACCAAGTTGAAGTTTATCGTTTGTAGCAAAGTGCgaagaaaagagaaaagctgaattcttatctacccaacacaAAAAATTGGGTAGAGTTACCCTTAgtgtaaaatgttttgaaaacaaccaaaaagaatattatttaataattaattaaataagataaaattgaatGTTACACTGTAATTGGTGGAAGGTATACtatccaactttttgtgatgagtAGAGAAACGTTGCTTTGTTGGTGAAGTGGTCCCATTGAGGTTACTCGGTGATGGTCCATTGagactttttttttaatcaaagggaaaaatatattaattcaaaaaacagttCAAGTACAAAGGTGATCCAAACGATCCAACCCACAAAGAATACTACACCATAAGACTAGCTATGTGTTTCCTAATTTTCTTAGAACTCCAACCCCTATACACTATACAATCTAGAATgctatcattttttttattagtatACTAGCCCTCCATCCTTTTCTAGAGATGAAGTTGATAATCCATTGTAGCTCAATCCAGCTGCCAAGAGTGTGCACAATCTCCAGCCAAGTTAAAATCTTCTTCCAAATGGTCAGGGTATGAGGACATTCGAAGAAGAGGTGTCCAAGGGACTCATCCACCATATTTTTTGGTCTAGTTTATTTAAGGTGGATGTATCCAATAGAGTGATACATGAAGATTTTTAAAGGATTTACGAAGAATCGTCACCGGTCAAAAGCTTTGATCGTTGAAAGGTACATCTTAGTAGAAGCTGTTGAGTTTTGTTCAATCTATTTGCCAAAAATAGTCTATAGAAATTCCAAAATCTCGTCATACTGATAGATATGGAAGTAAAGGTACTCCAAGTTTAAATGTTAAGCCAATGGGTCACGATGTAGTTCTTCATGCACGTTTCTATATATTGAATAATTTTGATGAAGTTCAACCTTACATAGGTACTCACAATAGACTTGTGAAGAAAAAATATCCCATAAATGAGTGACAAGTGGTTATTAACAAAGCATAACAAGAAATTTATAAGGTGGTTTAATGAAAGGGTTTCTAATGATGATAATGCGTCTGAGATAACTAAATGTTTATCGCATATGCctcgttttaattttaaaaatgtctTGTTCTAATTATAAACCCAGGGCCGACCCAATCAACGCAAATGTCTCGTTCTAATCTTAAAAATGgaatcaaataattaaaaaaagacacataaataaatataattatgtattaatcaataatatatttaattttaattttaatcaataaatgtattaactattttaatttttgtatgtattgattttttaatataactttttttatttattgaatttttattataacatttttatttatttcgattaatatttatggaaaaaaCTGAACCTTTCAAAATTTGGAGCCATGTGTTATAGTACTTCCTGCAGTTGCATAGAGTCAGCCGTGTATAAACTACCAACTCACTccaaaatgttttttattataatgagAGAATGGCTTGGCCAGTGGTTCAAAGAGGTCAGAAAGTGGAACCCTAGAGAGGTTGATAATGAGAGAATGGCTTGGGTGAGGGTCTTCGGAGTCCCAAGTCAAGCGTGGAACCACATATTCTTTGATTTCATCTCACTTTCAGTAGGATCTCTTTTACGTGAGGATGAAAGCACTGAGGGTAAGCTCAAGATGGAAGTGGCTAGACTCTTGATTCGTACTAAAAGCTTTACTATGATTAACGAAGAAATTAAGATAACAGTTGATAATGATGTCTTCAATATATTGATGTTGGAAGAAGCCTAAGGGGAAGGGGTTAGCTGCAACATGAAGAGTAATGCttttaaattgaatattgaaTCCTCATCTGAAGATTCGGTTAACGATACagagattgatgatgaagggagCGATTCTGATTTTGTTCAAGAGACGGTAAGTGGGATCGAAGGTGAGGAAGAGCCGGTTCCGGAGGAGGACAAGGATGAAAGTGGAAGtgaagtggattttgaaaataacGGACTGGTTAAAGGATTGGTTAATCCGTTGGTTATTGCAGAGTCCTCGAAGGGAGTTAAGGAAGGCACATCAGAGACAAAAGGTGATTTGGACTTGAAAAGTTCGACGGATCCAACTTTCAAGGCCCTTGAGTCAGCAAGTGGGAAAGATGTCAGATCTAGGATAGCCACGTGTTCAGAGAGATGGGTTGTGAAAGGGGAGAGGATCATTGGGCCGGAAATGGAGAATGGTCCAGTTCTATTAGGCCCAATTGGCATGCTGTCTTTTGATGAAGCCTGTACTAGATCAAAAAAGTTGGGGCCCAAACCAAAAAAGTAGCGTCATGTTAGGGAGGTGGGAGAAAATACAGAAATTACACAATCTTATTATGCTTTTCTGAACCCTAGTTTTGGTCccaattttcataaaaaaaattactcaaaaaggaagaagaaaggaGTCGAAGAGGAAAATCCCATGAATGGAACGATACGGTGCAGCGAATCCTTGACGgatttgtcataccctaatttttgacccccctgagatgacatatcttcaggatttttcatcaggtcaagacaagtacccagagcagtcatttctccatctggtacctaatcgaggatgctcaaagacaagaaagctcaggcaaaggatcaatcaatacaaggattagtccctaatacaatcatgaggctcaaagacttcacttttctcatctatgattgattagacatccagtcatatgagtacaggtttactcaggtcgccagactagggttttgagcctatcaaggactgaaatcagggatcacatttgggaaaccctaaaaaacctcagagggtcattcaaagacatcaatcatcttcaaataactcatattacaaggtctactggacatcacacttcaattcaaagtctacagtcattactttcacatggtcgacaaattagggttttgacctaattcaccaagatagttgacttctgatcagggcatgaatccaaaactcaagacatgattcaaggatctctactacctccatataatccatttatatcatccatttgtggagaagatcttatttctacacaaaagcccaaaaattcactttgtcaggaaaaagtcaactgtgaaggatcatcattgacttttaaggtttttggtcaaaaaatgactttcaaagatcaatatcatcaatatatggatgtcaaagtcatttggccaaagaaattcaaagaaattcatcaaggagcgaaaagtcgggaattagggtttttgaaggcatggtgagatctcaaaatttcacctacacaactcaaaaaacttccaacatgaaagttgtagatcttgcaaaataaaacaacatcttacaaaggaacgtttttcaaaagatcaaccatttatgaagttttggaaattttgaagtttaggtcataaacacttagaaatttttctaagtgttttaacctagttttcatccaactttgggctcatttttcacaaatttcctaaatgattctgaagaa
It contains:
- the LOC131625480 gene encoding F-box protein SKIP19-like; amino-acid sequence: MAPCSITAKADSESRMLPNWLELPRDITTSILQRLGTVEIVTSACLVCPLWWNICKDPLMWHTIHMTNFIRLFHKNHSDDLKICCYAVERSCGHLIDINIKFFANDDLLECIAENASNLQNVQLLNCLSISDKGFIEAVRKFSQLEKLDISHCNLSNVSLEVLGRSCTLLKSLIFKRFGSEYQGGDDNEALVISETMTGLCHLDIEGNRLTNVGLLSVLDKCPLLEYLDIQECYNLNLTQDLTKRCLEQIKVILLPNPNNHEDFDEYSDYYYEDFDNGYYDDIVEGYFDNACWKWQLANLFVAGSEARAVAVNENGDSGAVAGSVDSGTVLESDSAVEAEALSAAVSAWRLLMPVFQELQAILQQQVLKSDEDDSFKWRLNLDGIFSVKSCYDHFKVKLSGLPLNNEKWFKEVRKWNPREVDNERMAWVRVFGVPSQAWNHIFFDFISLSVGSLLREDESTEGKLKMEVARLLIRTKSFTMINEEIKITVDNDVFNILMLEEA